From the genome of Anaerolineae bacterium, one region includes:
- the sdhC gene encoding succinate dehydrogenase, cytochrome b556 subunit yields MTTLEEYSRPKPKAPRPSIGEWFRVNKRGVANWAFVLHRLTGIVLVLYLFLHLFVLRWLTLGPDSYQEILTLFRQPWITALEAVLIGTVVYHGLNGLRLGLMTLNVGLKYHKAMFWAALALSVVLTLLAAWFMF; encoded by the coding sequence ATGACCACGCTGGAGGAATATTCCCGACCCAAGCCAAAGGCACCTCGCCCTTCCATCGGCGAATGGTTCAGGGTCAACAAGCGCGGTGTGGCGAATTGGGCTTTTGTGCTTCACCGCCTGACGGGCATCGTGCTGGTTCTTTACTTGTTTCTTCATCTGTTTGTGCTACGGTGGCTCACTCTGGGGCCGGATTCTTACCAGGAAATCCTGACCCTGTTCCGGCAACCCTGGATTACGGCTTTGGAAGCCGTGCTTATCGGCACGGTGGTGTACCATGGGCTGAACGGCCTGCGCTTAGGTCTGATGACCCTCAATGTGGGGCTCAAATACCACAAGGCCATGTTTTGGGCCGCCTTGGCCCTTTCGGTGGTGTTGACCTTGCTGGCAGCGTGGTTCATGTTTTAG
- a CDS encoding FAD-dependent oxidoreductase, with translation MNQPHVVVIGGGATGAAVAHDLTLRGVCVTLVERGEVTSGTTGRHHGLLHSGARYAVKDQESAKECIEENFILRKIAPGSFELNNGLFVAITEEDMAYRPAFLEGLEVCGIPYKELTPQEALAREPNLNPAVKAAVEVPDGTMDAMRIVLCFLATAQHHGARILTYTEVEEILVQGKTVTGVRVRDHVTGKVYDIGADVVVNAGGAWAGKIAAMAGVHVPMQPSPGVLVAVYGRWNNMVLNRMHRSGDGDIIVPQRTLSVIGTSSWVVEDPDKLEMKKEHIQLMYDYGAQLVPAIRNAKLRAAWAAARPLIGSDGGAQTGRELSRTFKCFDHAERDGVEGFVTIAGGKATTARGMAEVTANVVVKKLGLDAPCRTREVVLLPHTAYYRRRM, from the coding sequence ATGAATCAGCCTCATGTCGTCGTGATCGGCGGAGGGGCCACGGGCGCAGCCGTGGCCCACGACCTGACGCTGCGAGGCGTGTGTGTCACGCTGGTGGAACGAGGCGAAGTCACTTCAGGGACTACGGGCCGGCATCATGGGTTGTTGCACAGTGGCGCTCGTTATGCGGTCAAGGACCAGGAATCCGCCAAAGAGTGCATCGAAGAGAACTTCATTTTACGCAAAATTGCCCCTGGTTCGTTTGAGTTGAACAACGGCCTGTTTGTGGCCATTACCGAAGAAGACATGGCCTACCGTCCGGCCTTTTTGGAGGGGCTGGAAGTTTGCGGGATCCCCTACAAAGAACTCACCCCTCAGGAGGCGTTGGCCCGCGAACCGAACCTGAACCCTGCGGTAAAGGCGGCGGTGGAGGTGCCCGACGGCACGATGGATGCCATGCGGATCGTGTTGTGCTTTCTGGCCACGGCGCAGCATCACGGGGCGCGAATTTTGACCTATACCGAGGTGGAAGAAATCCTCGTGCAGGGGAAGACGGTGACCGGGGTGCGGGTCCGGGATCATGTGACGGGCAAGGTGTATGATATCGGCGCCGATGTCGTGGTCAATGCCGGTGGGGCATGGGCCGGTAAAATTGCCGCCATGGCCGGCGTGCATGTGCCCATGCAGCCCTCACCAGGCGTACTGGTGGCCGTCTATGGCCGTTGGAACAACATGGTGCTGAATCGCATGCACCGTTCCGGTGATGGCGACATCATCGTGCCCCAGCGGACCTTGTCGGTGATCGGGACCAGTTCCTGGGTGGTCGAGGACCCGGACAAGTTGGAGATGAAGAAAGAGCACATCCAGTTGATGTACGATTACGGCGCCCAGTTGGTGCCGGCCATCCGGAACGCCAAATTGCGGGCGGCCTGGGCGGCTGCCCGGCCGCTCATCGGCTCCGATGGCGGTGCGCAAACCGGACGGGAACTTAGCCGCACCTTCAAGTGCTTTGACCATGCCGAGAGAGACGGCGTGGAGGGCTTCGTGACCATCGCCGGAGGAAAGGCAACCACGGCTCGCGGCATGGCCGAAGTCACGGCAAATGTGGTGGTGAAGAAGTTGGGCCTGGACGCGCCCTGCCGCACCCGCGAGGTCGTTCTTCTCCCCCATACGGCGTACTACCGGCGGAGGATGTGA
- the sdhD gene encoding succinate dehydrogenase, hydrophobic membrane anchor protein: MDRGRKVWVWQAFTGVLLVILLGVHLLANHFLAGGLMTYEQVRAYLANPWVMMLEVIFLVTVTYHALLGVRAVILDLGLSAGAVKRMDTGLLVFGLLIVGYGLWIFSTLL, encoded by the coding sequence ATGGACAGGGGACGCAAAGTCTGGGTGTGGCAGGCTTTCACCGGCGTGTTGCTGGTGATTTTGCTGGGCGTGCACTTGCTGGCGAATCATTTTTTGGCAGGTGGATTGATGACCTATGAACAGGTGCGCGCTTATCTGGCCAATCCCTGGGTGATGATGCTGGAGGTCATCTTTTTGGTCACGGTGACCTACCACGCCCTTCTGGGCGTGCGCGCCGTGATTCTGGACCTGGGCCTCTCGGCCGGAGCGGTCAAACGGATGGATACAGGTTTGCTGGTTTTCGGGTTGTTGATCGTCGGATACGGCTTGTGGATCTTTTCCACCCTGCTTTGA
- a CDS encoding CcmD family protein: MLWQTTPPDTSAYMMAGYIVIFGGLFLYLFSLAFRRRRMEQTLRDLEGIAKL; this comes from the coding sequence ATGTTGTGGCAAACCACCCCACCCGATACCAGCGCCTACATGATGGCTGGTTATATAGTCATCTTCGGTGGCCTTTTCCTGTACCTGTTCTCTCTGGCCTTCCGCCGCCGCCGGATGGAACAAACGCTACGGGATTTGGAAGGCATTGCCAAATTGTGA
- a CDS encoding succinate dehydrogenase/fumarate reductase iron-sulfur subunit gives MAEVTFKIFRYKPGLIDPPRYDTYRVTVEEHHTVLDVLEYLRLEDPTLTYRHSCHHGSCGTCGMLVNGKEVLACVTRVVDLGTTQVVVEPLRHQPLVSDLVVDMTPFFEKYEPMGMPYIRESEFLPQAQPPEEVGRYMRFENCLECGLCLSACPVVGTDARFLGPAALAAAARVVQEPRGQDVAAVLHMVDTEEGCWRCHTALECSEVCPNGVQPGEMILFLRRKLLLEQGQNHAKQGGRP, from the coding sequence ATGGCTGAGGTGACCTTCAAGATCTTTCGCTACAAACCGGGCCTCATTGACCCGCCTCGGTATGACACTTACCGGGTCACGGTGGAAGAGCATCATACGGTATTGGATGTGCTGGAGTACCTGCGTTTGGAAGACCCCACCCTGACCTATCGCCATTCGTGTCATCATGGCTCCTGCGGAACCTGCGGTATGTTGGTCAACGGGAAAGAGGTGCTGGCTTGCGTCACCCGCGTGGTGGATTTGGGCACAACGCAAGTGGTCGTGGAGCCTTTGCGACATCAGCCGTTGGTCAGCGACCTGGTTGTGGACATGACGCCCTTCTTCGAGAAGTACGAGCCTATGGGCATGCCCTACATCCGGGAGAGCGAATTCCTGCCGCAAGCCCAACCCCCAGAGGAAGTGGGGCGGTACATGCGGTTTGAAAACTGCTTGGAGTGCGGGCTGTGCCTTTCGGCCTGTCCGGTGGTCGGCACCGACGCCAGGTTTTTAGGGCCGGCGGCCCTGGCTGCCGCGGCGCGGGTGGTGCAGGAGCCGCGCGGACAGGATGTGGCCGCCGTGCTCCACATGGTGGACACCGAAGAAGGGTGTTGGCGTTGCCACACGGCCCTGGAATGCTCCGAAGTGTGCCCCAATGGCGTTCAGCCTGGGGAGATGATCTTGTTCCTGCGTCGGAAGTTGCTCCTTGAGCAGGGGCAAAACCATGCGAAACAGGGAGGCCGTCCATGA
- a CDS encoding sugar-binding transcriptional regulator, with protein sequence MLPTDSHYHKLARVARLYYEENKTQAEIAEQLGVSRSQISRWLQEARDLGIVEIRIQPVWSRVAELQRRLEQRFPRLKEALVMERGGQGYMQLVQNLGILAASRLTELLEGKKILGIAWSTGVYQVVNALRSAKQRGVTVVQLMGTVGSVNPLLDGPDLARWLAQILSGHYRYLPAPLLAKDPQAREAIVQTPVVRETIALAEQADIALVGIGAVWPPNLSSFYNARILSEEELRAIQAQGGVGDVCGYFFDLQGCVLDLELHRRLIGISWEGLRRLPSVMGVAGGRRKAKAILGALRGGVINYLVTDSEAAERILWLDEQHGGKCDDDDL encoded by the coding sequence ATGTTGCCGACCGACTCCCATTACCACAAACTGGCCCGTGTGGCGCGGTTGTATTACGAGGAGAACAAGACCCAGGCCGAAATCGCTGAGCAACTGGGGGTGTCGCGCTCGCAGATTTCGCGCTGGCTTCAAGAGGCACGGGATTTGGGCATTGTGGAAATCCGCATCCAGCCGGTGTGGAGTCGGGTGGCAGAATTACAACGGCGGTTGGAACAGCGCTTTCCCCGGTTGAAAGAGGCCCTGGTGATGGAGCGAGGGGGACAGGGCTACATGCAGTTAGTGCAAAACCTGGGGATTTTGGCGGCCAGCCGTTTGACCGAACTGCTGGAAGGCAAGAAGATCTTGGGCATTGCCTGGAGCACCGGGGTGTATCAGGTGGTCAATGCGTTGCGCTCGGCCAAACAACGCGGCGTGACCGTGGTTCAGTTGATGGGCACGGTGGGCTCGGTCAACCCCCTGCTGGACGGGCCGGATTTGGCCCGCTGGCTGGCGCAAATTCTCTCCGGCCACTATCGGTATTTGCCGGCGCCGTTGCTGGCCAAGGACCCCCAGGCCCGGGAAGCTATCGTACAGACCCCGGTGGTTCGCGAGACCATCGCCCTGGCCGAGCAGGCTGACATCGCCTTGGTGGGCATCGGGGCCGTGTGGCCGCCCAATCTGTCCAGTTTCTACAACGCACGTATCCTTTCCGAAGAGGAATTGCGGGCGATTCAGGCTCAGGGCGGGGTGGGGGATGTCTGCGGGTATTTCTTTGACCTTCAGGGATGCGTGCTGGATTTGGAACTCCATCGGCGGCTCATTGGCATCTCGTGGGAGGGCCTGCGGCGGCTCCCCAGCGTGATGGGGGTGGCCGGAGGGCGTCGCAAGGCCAAGGCCATTTTGGGTGCCTTGCGCGGCGGGGTGATCAATTACCTGGTCACAGATAGTGAAGCCGCGGAACGCATCCTCTGGCTCGATGAGCAACACGGAGGGAAGTGTGATGACGACGACCTTTGA
- a CDS encoding methyltransferase domain-containing protein, whose translation MMRHTSREERFASRQDLDLWELRFAPYTAEMYDFVLERLKPTDVLLDIGAGDFRLAWAAARKVQRVYALEVQPQLVAGFLSRVGYALPRNLQVICANALDFPFPEEITVGVLFMRHCRHFVVYFRKLEQAGARRLFTNARWGMGVEEIDLGRPRKPFEKAAPGWYACRCGTVGFKEPEDPTESFSETVQEVSHCPACLEKELAL comes from the coding sequence ATGATGCGACACACCTCTAGGGAGGAACGCTTTGCCTCCCGACAAGATCTGGACCTCTGGGAACTGCGCTTTGCCCCGTATACCGCGGAGATGTACGACTTTGTGTTGGAGCGCTTGAAGCCGACGGATGTGCTTCTGGACATCGGAGCCGGAGATTTCCGCCTGGCGTGGGCGGCAGCCCGCAAAGTGCAGCGGGTGTACGCCCTGGAAGTGCAACCTCAACTGGTGGCCGGCTTCCTGTCGCGGGTGGGGTACGCCCTCCCCCGGAATTTGCAGGTGATCTGTGCCAATGCCCTGGACTTTCCCTTTCCGGAGGAGATTACCGTAGGGGTGCTTTTTATGCGCCATTGCCGGCATTTTGTGGTTTACTTTCGGAAGTTGGAGCAGGCCGGAGCCCGACGGTTGTTTACCAACGCCCGATGGGGCATGGGCGTGGAGGAAATCGATTTGGGCCGCCCCCGCAAGCCCTTTGAGAAGGCGGCCCCGGGGTGGTATGCCTGCCGGTGTGGCACCGTTGGCTTCAAGGAACCGGAAGACCCTACGGAGTCTTTTTCGGAAACGGTTCAGGAAGTTTCTCATTGTCCTGCTTGCCTGGAAAAGGAGTTGGCTTTATGA
- a CDS encoding PTS-dependent dihydroxyacetone kinase phosphotransferase subunit DhaM: MIGIVIVSHSAKVAEGVKDMAEQMSQGRVTIAAAGGVDDETLGTNAERILAALQQAYSPDGVLVLLDLGSAVMSAQVALEMLPEEQRQVIKLSDAPLVEGAIVAAVEASLGRGLEAVKQAAEAASTMRKIL; the protein is encoded by the coding sequence ATGATTGGCATTGTGATTGTCTCGCACAGCGCCAAAGTGGCCGAAGGCGTCAAGGATATGGCGGAGCAGATGAGTCAGGGGCGGGTGACCATTGCGGCCGCAGGTGGCGTGGATGACGAGACGCTGGGTACCAATGCCGAGCGCATCCTGGCTGCGTTGCAGCAGGCCTATTCTCCCGATGGCGTGTTGGTGCTGCTGGATCTGGGGAGCGCCGTGATGAGCGCCCAGGTGGCGTTGGAGATGCTTCCGGAAGAGCAGCGCCAGGTGATCAAACTAAGCGATGCCCCCCTGGTAGAGGGTGCCATTGTGGCTGCTGTGGAGGCCTCGCTGGGCCGGGGTTTGGAAGCGGTCAAGCAGGCGGCCGAGGCGGCCAGCACTATGAGGAAGATTTTGTGA
- a CDS encoding HPr family phosphocarrier protein encodes MTIQPVARSLVLEVQNPVGLHARPAALFVQTAAQFQARIQVRNVTRETAFVDAKSILGIMSIGVAQGHQIEIIAEGEDAEEALEALRTLVESNFGEEA; translated from the coding sequence ATGACCATTCAACCTGTTGCTCGTTCTCTCGTTTTGGAAGTGCAGAATCCTGTAGGACTGCACGCCCGGCCGGCAGCGTTGTTCGTGCAAACGGCAGCGCAGTTTCAGGCCAGGATTCAGGTGCGTAATGTGACGCGCGAGACCGCTTTCGTGGACGCCAAAAGCATTCTGGGCATCATGAGCATTGGCGTGGCCCAAGGGCATCAAATCGAGATCATCGCCGAGGGCGAAGACGCGGAAGAGGCCCTGGAGGCGTTGCGCACGCTGGTGGAATCCAACTTCGGTGAAGAGGCGTAA
- the ptsP gene encoding phosphoenolpyruvate--protein phosphotransferase — protein sequence MTTTFDPGEPRLFRGVAASAGVAIAPAFLFTPPGPEIETPPTGGTADEELRRFHQAREAAREEIQRIYDQALAQVGEKEAAIFQAHLLFLDDPALRQQVEAAIQSGQPASLAWNEAIEQYAAMLAGLDDPVFRARAADLRDVGQRVAHLLRGEQAEIPLPPEPVVFFAETLTPSQTISLPSDLVRAFCTVQGSPTSHVAILARSLGIPAVVGLPAEVLQAVRNGETVIVDGGEGVVLLSPNAATLARYRARLQAEQARRKQALSLWEQPAVTLDGRRVQLGANVGGGGPEEVRQALQYGAEGIGLLRTEFLYMGRQAPPDEEEQVATYRAYIQAMEGRPVIFRTVDIGGDKAIPYLKLPAEANPFLGLRGLRFSLSQPELFRTQLRAILRAGAGTQGVVKIMFPMVASVEEVRQAKAHWAQVQRELAQEGREVAQGVEVGIMVEIPAAALLADVLAGEVDFFSLGTNDLSQYTLAADRTHPEVGHLADALHPAVLRLVAQVVESAHAAGRWVGVCGELAGDALAAPVLLGLGVDELSMAPRALPEVKAHIRRWSFAEAQALAQEVLRLATSEEVHRRLREAYREG from the coding sequence ATGACGACGACCTTTGACCCTGGCGAACCCCGGCTTTTTCGCGGGGTTGCGGCATCCGCGGGGGTGGCTATCGCCCCGGCGTTTTTGTTTACGCCTCCGGGGCCGGAAATCGAGACCCCTCCCACTGGCGGTACCGCAGACGAGGAACTTCGCCGCTTCCACCAGGCCCGGGAGGCCGCCCGGGAAGAGATCCAGCGGATTTACGACCAGGCCCTGGCCCAGGTGGGTGAAAAGGAGGCGGCCATTTTTCAGGCGCACCTGTTGTTTTTGGATGACCCTGCCTTGCGGCAGCAGGTGGAGGCGGCCATCCAGAGCGGGCAACCGGCGTCTCTGGCTTGGAACGAGGCAATTGAACAATACGCCGCCATGCTGGCAGGGCTGGATGACCCGGTGTTTCGGGCGCGGGCGGCCGACCTGCGCGATGTGGGGCAGCGTGTGGCCCACCTGTTGCGCGGGGAGCAGGCTGAGATCCCTTTGCCGCCGGAGCCGGTCGTATTTTTTGCCGAAACGCTCACGCCTTCTCAAACGATCTCCTTGCCCTCGGACCTGGTGCGGGCGTTCTGTACCGTGCAGGGGAGCCCCACTTCGCATGTGGCCATCCTGGCGCGCAGTCTGGGCATCCCGGCGGTGGTGGGGCTGCCTGCGGAGGTGCTCCAGGCGGTGCGAAATGGCGAGACGGTGATCGTGGATGGCGGGGAGGGCGTGGTGCTACTGTCACCCAATGCCGCCACTCTGGCGCGCTATCGGGCACGGTTGCAGGCCGAGCAGGCGCGCCGGAAGCAGGCCTTGAGCCTGTGGGAGCAACCGGCGGTCACCCTGGACGGGCGTCGGGTGCAGTTGGGGGCCAATGTGGGCGGTGGCGGCCCCGAGGAGGTGCGCCAGGCGCTGCAATATGGCGCTGAGGGCATCGGCTTGCTGCGCACTGAGTTCCTTTACATGGGGCGTCAGGCCCCACCCGACGAAGAGGAGCAGGTGGCCACCTATCGGGCCTACATCCAGGCCATGGAGGGGCGCCCAGTCATTTTCCGCACGGTGGATATCGGCGGCGATAAGGCGATCCCTTATTTGAAGTTACCGGCCGAGGCCAACCCCTTTCTGGGGTTGCGCGGGCTGCGCTTTTCGTTGAGCCAGCCGGAACTTTTCCGCACCCAGTTGCGAGCCATCCTGCGCGCAGGAGCGGGCACCCAGGGCGTGGTCAAAATCATGTTCCCCATGGTGGCCTCGGTGGAGGAAGTGCGTCAGGCGAAGGCGCATTGGGCCCAGGTGCAGCGGGAACTGGCTCAGGAGGGCCGGGAAGTGGCTCAGGGCGTGGAGGTGGGGATCATGGTGGAGATCCCGGCGGCGGCGCTGTTGGCCGATGTGCTGGCCGGGGAGGTGGACTTTTTCAGTTTGGGGACGAACGACTTGAGTCAGTACACCCTGGCGGCCGATCGCACCCATCCCGAGGTGGGGCACCTGGCCGATGCGTTGCACCCGGCCGTGCTTCGGCTGGTGGCGCAGGTGGTGGAATCTGCCCATGCGGCGGGGCGATGGGTGGGGGTTTGCGGAGAATTGGCCGGCGATGCGTTGGCCGCGCCGGTGCTGCTGGGCCTGGGAGTGGACGAGTTGAGCATGGCCCCAAGGGCTCTTCCGGAAGTCAAGGCGCACATCCGGCGATGGTCTTTCGCCGAAGCCCAGGCGCTGGCGCAGGAGGTGTTGCGCTTGGCTACGTCGGAGGAAGTGCATCGGCGCCTGCGTGAGGCTTATCGGGAGGGGTAA
- a CDS encoding nuclear transport factor 2 family protein, with protein MLQGKGIFIWQIPRIEGGDPKEVARVAKVANLSHVLVKFCNGRYFFYGKAGLDHDVTPSLVAALKEAGVPVWGWHYLYGDDPDGEADAAIRRIRQLQPEGYVLDVEVEYYNKHEQARRFMGKLRDAFPDLPIALSSFRFPSYHPAVPWREFLSQVDYNMPQVYWVLHHNAGAQLRRSVQEFQAMEPYRPIIPTGSLYKYGSWVPTPEDVVEFMDTAKALGLTAANFWEWYHIRNILDRSIWRTLRDYPWPWGQEQPPVDITEKLVAAWNTQDPAQVVALYTPTAVHVSPQRTVAGQAAITQWYRSLFQTLLPNAVFTLTGYSGSGNSRHFTWTATSAKGVVRNGNDTLGLLNGKIAYHFTFFTIQPA; from the coding sequence ATGCTGCAAGGAAAAGGGATCTTCATCTGGCAAATTCCTCGCATCGAGGGCGGTGACCCCAAAGAGGTGGCGCGCGTGGCCAAGGTGGCTAACCTTTCGCATGTCCTGGTCAAATTCTGCAACGGCAGGTACTTTTTCTACGGCAAAGCGGGTCTGGATCACGATGTGACGCCGAGCCTGGTGGCGGCGTTGAAAGAGGCCGGGGTGCCCGTGTGGGGCTGGCATTACCTTTACGGCGATGACCCGGATGGCGAAGCCGACGCTGCCATCCGACGCATCCGGCAGTTGCAGCCTGAGGGCTATGTGCTTGATGTGGAGGTGGAGTACTACAACAAGCACGAGCAGGCCCGGCGATTTATGGGCAAGTTGCGTGACGCCTTCCCGGACTTACCCATCGCCCTGAGTTCCTTCCGCTTCCCCAGTTATCATCCTGCCGTCCCCTGGCGAGAGTTTCTCAGCCAGGTGGATTACAACATGCCCCAGGTGTACTGGGTGCTGCATCATAACGCCGGGGCGCAATTGCGGCGCAGCGTGCAGGAGTTCCAGGCCATGGAACCTTATCGGCCCATCATCCCCACGGGGTCGCTGTACAAATACGGCTCCTGGGTGCCCACGCCGGAGGATGTGGTGGAGTTCATGGACACGGCCAAGGCCCTGGGGTTGACAGCGGCCAATTTCTGGGAGTGGTACCACATCCGGAACATCCTCGACCGTTCCATCTGGCGGACTCTGCGGGACTATCCCTGGCCCTGGGGGCAGGAGCAGCCCCCGGTGGATATCACCGAAAAACTGGTGGCGGCTTGGAACACGCAGGATCCGGCTCAAGTGGTGGCGCTGTACACGCCCACAGCAGTACATGTCAGCCCGCAGCGTACGGTGGCCGGGCAGGCCGCCATTACCCAGTGGTACCGTTCGCTGTTCCAGACCCTGCTGCCCAATGCCGTGTTCACCCTCACCGGGTACAGCGGCAGCGGCAATTCGCGCCACTTTACCTGGACGGCGACCTCGGCTAAGGGCGTGGTGCGCAACGGCAACGATACCCTGGGGCTGCTGAACGGCAAGATCGCTTATCATTTCACCTTTTTCACCATTCAGCCGGCCTGA